The following are from one region of the Anabas testudineus chromosome 2, fAnaTes1.2, whole genome shotgun sequence genome:
- the si:ch211-140b10.6 gene encoding protein POLR1D, translated as MAGDDELEKRAIEELLKETDRARVRAETMGPAGWLKCPLRTTNKRFLLNTLRSSGLQRSITEPRASHSTTRGRLRSESQDRNRDRSRTPPRDHRTGDHSDHKRHHSHNNKDKKQDRDKERNRHRDNKHWRRGEDGQDRDKNRHRLNE; from the exons ATGGCGGGGGATGATGAATTGGAAAA ACGTGCGATCGAGGAGCTCCTCAAAGAGACTGACCGGGCTCGGGTGAGAGCAGAGACCATGGGCCCTGCGGGATG GTTGAAGTGTCCCCTACGAACCACCAACAAGCGCTTCCTCCTCAACACTCTGCGCTCCAGCGGCCTTCAGAGGAGCATCACCGAGCCCAGAGCCTCACACTCCACCACAAGAGGGCGCCTGAGGAGCGAGTCCCAGGACAGAAACCGCGACCGCAGCAGAACACCTCCCAGAGATCACAGGACTGGAGACCACTCAGACCACAAACGTCATCACAGCCAcaataacaaagataaaaaacaggacagagacaaagaaaggaacagacacagagacaacaaacaCTGGAGACGCGGGGAAGACGGacaggacagagacaaaaacagacacagactaaATGAATAA